The DNA sequence gatttctttgctgaaaaGTCTTCCATCTTTTTGTGTACAACCCTGTTTTCTGTCTTAACAGAGACATGTTTAAGGTGAGATCAGAAACATGGCGTCGTGTTCATCCAAGGATTGTGACTCAGCCTCCGAACGCGAAGACTGACGGCGTCACTTCTTTCAATAATGCTGTGTCAGGGCTCAGAATCTTCAGCGGTAGGCGGCGCCACTGCCCTGTTTGCCACACTCATTAGTTAATAGGAGCTTCTTGCGCTGTCACACCTTTGGTCTCGGGCCCCTCCCACCGTTACTCCTCTCTCCAGGTCAGAATGTGAGGCAGGAATCCTCCGCTGCTCTGCTGGAGTCTGGACCATGGAGTCTCCTCTCTACCTCCTCATCTTGGTGACTCTGGACCCTCACTTGTGCACAGGTACCTGACATGCCGCCACACTCTTCCTGTCTTCCCTCGGTTTCACTTCAGTCAACTATGAAAGCTTCAGTCATGACCTTTAACCCGCCGGAGTAATTCCTTGTGTTATTATTTGATCGCCTGGAAGACAGAACTTGTATTCCATCCTTGTTGTTTTCGACGTCCGAGGTGATGGCTCAGGTGAGTCCACTTCCTCCCACCTGCTCTTTGTCCTGTGAGAACTGTGATCAACTTTCAATGAACGGCATTGTGGGAGCCGTGCAGCTAATCTGTGCTGCTAAATGAGTTTTCTGTGGAGGTCGCCGTTCCCACAACAGCCACACGGTCACACGAGCTACACAACAGCAGCTTTCACCAACTCCCACTGCTGACCCGCCCACTCCAGAACATGTCTgagggatgtgtgtgtgtgtgtgtgtggtgaaggcTCACCAGCCTATAGTGTGCGGTgggaggaaatgacatcattgCTGCGCTTGTGGCACTCACCTTTAATGAATAAACAATTTATATCAATTTTGTtatgaaaaatgtatgtaaaaatatgatttatttacatttttctttgttgcaATTTGTGGCATTATTACAACTAAATGTAGACAtacatgttttgtttatttcctttttaGTATGTGCTCGTATCATGTGTCGAGTATATAGGTACAATATACCTTAAAATtcagtataaataaaataaaacaaggacTACTAACATCAGTGGAAAAATGCCTCTctaaaaatgagataaaaaaagtgtgaaaaacTCAAGAGACAAGATATTTAAAATGCAACTTCATCTTACTGAAATGACACTTGTAGAGTAAATATATCTTGAGTCAAGTGGGACGAGACATTTTGACTGAGGATAAGATGAATAACTTTTCAGTAGTCAGGGAGTGAGAAAAGTGATATTTTAATCATGGTATTTATTCATGTTCTGGTTTGGTTTCTTCGTTTATTCGACATGTGAGGATCAAGGTTGATCTCATGGCCACGTCCTGACTGAAGCAGAGTGCTGCATTTATTCACTTtgtcttctctctctgcagctcagTGGTGTTACCAGAGCCAGTACTCCTGTGACCACACTTGTGGAGGTAAGAAAAATAACTCATATctgggtgaagaggagagtgcaggcagggtggcgaTGACTGGCAGGATGGAACAGAATCAGCAAGGGGGAGAGGACAGGacaggaaggtggaggaggctgacctgCTGTGGTGATGTTTCTCCAGACCCCAGCCGCTGGGCGGCCCAGTTCCCTAGGTGCGGAGGCCTTCGCCAGTCCCCGATCAACATCGTGACCCGTAAGGTGCACGTGAACGCCGCCCTGCCGCCCTTCGACTTCATCGGCCACACCACCAGAAACAACATCACGGTGAAGAACAAGGGCCACTCAGGTGAGGCAGAGTCGCGTCCAGCACCTGCTGGCTCTCATGGCTTCTTCCTCGCAGCTCATTTCGAGTTGCCTCAGTCGGTCCGACTGACCGGCGGAGCTCTGCCGGGTCACTACCGAGCGGCCCAGTTCCACTTCCACTGGGGAGGCAGCGGGAGACCCGGGTCAGAGCACACCATTGATGGAGAGAGGTTCCCCATGGAGGTGCGTCACGGTCACCGCTGGGGCGAGAGGCGGGTCACATGATCTGATCCTGGTTGTGTTCAGATGCACATCGTTCACATCAAGGAGCCGTACGGGTCACTGGTGGAGGCAGAGCACGACATGGCGGGGATCGCTCTGCTGGCCTTCCTGTTCGAGGTACGCCCCGAGCCCCCCCAGTCAAATTCCACCTCAGGTATTGTCCTTCTGCTTCCAGGAGTCCACTGATGACCATCCACATCTGGACACCGTCATCACTGCTCTGGGCCGAGTCCCAAACAACGGTACgctgttcgtgtgtgtgtgtggccactgcatgtgggaggggttgccgagtgagtgacgtctctccagaagcgaagaggtgcccggtgcgtgtccagctctgaacgtgcgcttctgtgcagtttggctgtgacaaagtcatgaaccaagtaacgctctgtccgagacacGCCTcgtccctgtcccagctccagccgacaactggacatcaaaccctgctgTGCGCGCTccagcgcctcccctgtgacactctaccacggtccagtgcggagacaggaaaggttttacacctcaatatgaagaaaaaacagtcagtaacgGGACACGTCATACAGCGCATACAacgcatacagaggctgcgttatacacaataataaagctggcttatttcgggggcgttcgagttctggattttcgttcgaaatcagaagcaaaaaaaaaatctcaaaaacgCCCCTCTCTCCACAGGAAGTTCATCTGTGGTCCCCAACTTCCGCCTGAGTGACATCGTCCCGCCGTCCAAAGAGCTGCGTGGTTATTACCGCTACGTGGGCTCCATGACCACCCCGGGGTGTGAGCAAGCCGTGGCCTGGACTGTGTTCCGCAGGACGCTGCCCATCAGCAGTCGGCAGGTGAGTCCACCCCGGCCTCCTGACCACGGCGCTCCTTGTGTCACGGTGCTgctccttcctctccagctggACGCTCTGGTGAAGCAGTGTCGTTTCTGGACCGGGCAGCCCATGACGGACATCTTCAGACCCACTCAGCCTCTGGACGGGAGGGTCGTGTACCGATCCAATTCAGGCGGAGCTCTGACGACTGGCGCGTGGACAGGAGTTCTCGCGCTCCTGGTCGGAATGTCTCCTGTGATGCTCTGACATCCAAACCAGTCTCATTCTTAAGGGAAGGTACAAGCAGGggtttcaactgttgcagtaccaTATGGGACAAAGTAGAAGAAGCAGTGCCCTCATGATCGTGAGATGAGATCGTATCACAACCCTCCTGTGAGATACGACATGATTCTGTCAATTACAAACCTCTGTTTCTCAAACTCCTCACAGTACTGAGAATAATCAAAATAGAACCAGCATCTTTTGCTGATTTAAAGTAGCAGTCGTGTGTTTTAGAAGAAATCTGTGATTGAATAAATTCCAGACTAGATTCCCTCGACAACATGTCATCTGTGTGCGTGTACgggcttgtttatactactTCGAGGGGaccgattcttgacaaaacacttccaatgtggggaccatttggccagaccccacaaggttaagtctcaatttgacttcaaaataactgggttcccgtttggttcagagtcctggttcaggtgagccatgtgttttggatggtgaggtttatgGGACAGGCTGGGCCAGGACGGTTGgcggccatgagaggtccccataaggatagaaatacaagtgtgtgtgtgtgtgtgtgagagagtttcACTCAGTGAAACACTGCCAGAGCTTGCGGTCAAGAGTGGATTTATTGACTCAGCAGGCACCTGGACTCCGGCAGTGATCCTGATTCAGACCTTTGGCAGCTGAAGATCACACAGCGTGTTTCTTCATCCAGTTCCGCAGCTGATCCACCTGAGCAACAACGCTGCTCTTGGCCGTCCCCCCGGGGGCGCTATACTGCTCCACGGAGCTCCTGTAGTCCCACACCGACGACACGTCGCTTCCGAACACAGGACTGCAGAGGCGAAGGGAAGGATGAGGGCGAGTTGTGGGTCTGGTTGTGAGCACCACGGCGGTCACCTGATGGCGCCCAGGTCCTCCGGGGTCAGCTGATTCAGAGGGATGCTTCTGGACTCGGCACTGAAGACGGCCTTCCCGGACAAGCTGTGAGCCTCTCGGAACGGAACCTGAACATGAACGTTCCCTTCACTCCGATACGTGAGACAAACAGCCACTGGAGGCGCCAAACTTCCTCACTCTTGGTTCCTCTAACTCACCCCCTTCCTCACTAGGTAGTAGGCCAGGTCAGTGGCCAACATGTCAGGACTGAGAGCCGCTTCCATCACACTGGGATTGATCTGCCAGAGAGAGGAGTCGGTCAACATTTTCACTTCCGATCGATCAAATGCTTCACACGAAAACAGCGCTCTCTCGGGCTGTAAACCTGAAACCAAGTCGCAGTCCAACAGTCGGTGACTGAGGacaacagcgccatcttgtgttGAGACCAAGCGGTGCAACAGATTCGTTTCACGCGTCTATTTAGTGTGGAACAAAAGGAGGCGTCGAACCTTCAGAGTGGACATGACGCCTGTCGTCACCTGCAGCACGTCGTGAACGGTGTCGTAGCAGTCGAACATGGCCTCCTTAtcctcctgaacacacacacacagacacaccgtCACCAGACTCAGGCAGTCACCCAGGCCTCATCACGTGACTTGAGACCGGCTGCGTCCCTACCTGCAGGTCTTTGTTGTAGGCGCTGGGTAGGCCCTTCAGAGTCATCATGAAACCTGCACACTGAAACGAGCGTGTGAAAAACCAGGGCCACGGTCGCCTCTCGTGACGTTCCACACCGCGCCTCTCACCCTGCCGAAGACTCGACCTGCTTTGCTCCTGATCAGCTCCAGACTGTCAGCGTTCTTCTTCTGCGGCATCAGGCTGCTGCCGGTGCTGCACGGCGACACCAGCACAGACCTGAGCCCCAGTCCTTGGGCGCGTATTAGCGGTAAACTCTAACAACAGCCACCCACCTGTAGGCGTCCGACAGCGCGAGGAAAGAAAACTCCTTGGTGCTGTAGAGCAACAGATCCTCCGCCATCTTGCTCAGGTGGGTCAGACACAAGGAAGCCCAAAACAAAAACTCGACTGGAGGAAGAAAATGAGACGAAATACTGTACATTATTGATCCAAAAATGATATTCATCACCGGTACGGTGTGAAGTTCTCACAGACACGAGTTAAACTCGGACTCACCGACCGAGTCCCTCTGGCCGGTGGCATCCATGCTGTTCAGGCTGATGTCCTCGAATCCCAACTCTAGACACAAGTCCATGTCACATTAGTGTGTTATCAAGCACCACAAAAAAATGAGGTTAAAGCTAAATCCACTGATTCTCAGCCTGAGCAAATATATTCAGTCACACCTGAACCATAGTCACTGGTCTTACTTAAAAGGCTTCCACtagatacatttaaaataaaacatgcttGTTACCGTTTCGCAGCATATCTCTGTCGATGTCGAACGGTGTTCCAGCGATGGCTCCACTGAGAATTGGAGAATGGATTCATGAGGGTCACCAGCAGCGTGTTTGAAGTCGGAGCTCACCTGCCGAGAGGCAGAAcgttcactctcttcttcacctcctggaGACGATCCACGTCTCTGCTGAGGGCAACAGCATGACTGAAGAGACATCAGAATATTAGGAGGGAACACTGAAGCCGCTGTCTCGGTACTAGCATGAGCACCTCATGATCCAGTGGCTCCATCTGATTGGCTGAGCTCGCTGCATGTGGGTGTAACCAGGGACCAGAACGTCGACCTCCCTGAGGGGTGAAAACAACAGTAAGTGACGTGAAAAGATTGAGGCTCGGTTTGTTTTCTCTCACACGGCCGCGCGCTCCACCATGGTGGAGATCAGCTGGAGCGCGTGTCGGGTCAGGGTGCAAATGGCGTCGCGAAGCCACAGCTGCATGTCGGTCACCACCTGGTCGTTCCGACTGCGGCCAGTGTGGAGCTTCCCAGCTGCGGCGCCGATCAGCTCCTGGAGTGCAGCAGAGATCCATATTTGAGAGCAACATGAAGAGAGGTGGAACAAGTTTGTCAAACTTTGACATCGAGTGCAGTGAGTGCAGGAGTGGCAAGTGTCGCGAGTGTCACATTCTTGGAAAGCTACAAGACAGAACAGGAGCAGCTCACCCTGAGTCTGCGCTCATTGGCCGTGTGAATGTCCTCGTCTCCAGGTTTGACAAGGAACACACCCTTGGCCCACTCTTCAGAAATCTGGATCAGGAGACATGAAGAGCACAGAGAGGTTCTCAGCCCAGAGAAACGTTTATGATTCTAGGACTCTGAAGTTACTCTGAACTACGAGGCCAAAGCAAGAACGAACGACAACATTAGAATTCCACCACACAGCAGTTCAGTCAGCCATTAACACAATAGCTGATCCGCAGGGCTGCTGAGTGAGCCACAACTGCCCTCCATCAGTGACTCATTCCTATTGTGAACGCCTGCCAATGTTTCCGAATGTCTTCCAGCACTTTGATCCCCACAAACGTCTCTGTTTTGAGGTGGTTCACCTGGCTCAGCCCCTGTAGCGTCTGCCGCATCTCCTCTTCAGTGACCAACTTGGCCTTCTGCAGCGCCTTCACATAAGCCTTGCTGCCTCGGATGTCGGCGTCCCACATCCTCTGGTCGTAAGTGATGGAAGCGTTGAACTTCTCCATGACTGGATCCGTGTCGCCCACAAAGCGTCCCCCCCAAAGTTTCCCTGCCTGCGGGACAAAAGTGAACGACATATCCACAG is a window from the Synchiropus splendidus isolate RoL2022-P1 chromosome 17, RoL_Sspl_1.0, whole genome shotgun sequence genome containing:
- the LOC128748033 gene encoding carbonic anhydrase 4-like isoform X2, with the protein product MESPLYLLILVTLDPHLCTAQWCYQSQYSCDHTCGDPSRWAAQFPRCGGLRQSPINIVTRKVHVNAALPPFDFIGHTTRNNITVKNKGHSAHFELPQSVRLTGGALPGHYRAAQFHFHWGGSGRPGSEHTIDGERFPMEMHIVHIKEPYGSLVEAEHDMAGIALLAFLFEESTDDHPHLDTVITALGRVPNNGSSSVVPNFRLSDIVPPSKELRGYYRYVGSMTTPGCEQAVAWTVFRRTLPISSRQVSPPRPPDHGAPCVTVLLLPLQLDALVKQCRFWTGQPMTDIFRPTQPLDGRVVYRSNSGGALTTGAWTGVLALLVGMSPVML
- the LOC128748033 gene encoding carbonic anhydrase 4-like isoform X3, with the translated sequence MESPLYLLILVTLDPHLCTAQWCYQSQYSCDHTCGDPSRWAAQFPRCGGLRQSPINIVTRKVHVNAALPPFDFIGHTTRNNITVKNKGHSGEAESRPAPAGSHGFFLAAHFELPQSVRLTGGALPGHYRAAQFHFHWGGSGRPGSEHTIDGERFPMEMHIVHIKEPYGSLVEAEHDMAGIALLAFLFEESTDDHPHLDTVITALGRVPNNGSSSVVPNFRLSDIVPPSKELRGYYRYVGSMTTPGCEQAVAWTVFRRTLPISSRQLDALVKQCRFWTGQPMTDIFRPTQPLDGRVVYRSNSGGALTTGAWTGVLALLVGMSPVML
- the LOC128748033 gene encoding carbonic anhydrase 4-like isoform X4; translated protein: MESPLYLLILVTLDPHLCTAQWCYQSQYSCDHTCGDPSRWAAQFPRCGGLRQSPINIVTRKVHVNAALPPFDFIGHTTRNNITVKNKGHSAHFELPQSVRLTGGALPGHYRAAQFHFHWGGSGRPGSEHTIDGERFPMEMHIVHIKEPYGSLVEAEHDMAGIALLAFLFEESTDDHPHLDTVITALGRVPNNGSSSVVPNFRLSDIVPPSKELRGYYRYVGSMTTPGCEQAVAWTVFRRTLPISSRQLDALVKQCRFWTGQPMTDIFRPTQPLDGRVVYRSNSGGALTTGAWTGVLALLVGMSPVML
- the LOC128748033 gene encoding carbonic anhydrase 4-like isoform X1; its protein translation is MESPLYLLILVTLDPHLCTAQWCYQSQYSCDHTCGDPSRWAAQFPRCGGLRQSPINIVTRKVHVNAALPPFDFIGHTTRNNITVKNKGHSGEAESRPAPAGSHGFFLAAHFELPQSVRLTGGALPGHYRAAQFHFHWGGSGRPGSEHTIDGERFPMEMHIVHIKEPYGSLVEAEHDMAGIALLAFLFEESTDDHPHLDTVITALGRVPNNGSSSVVPNFRLSDIVPPSKELRGYYRYVGSMTTPGCEQAVAWTVFRRTLPISSRQVSPPRPPDHGAPCVTVLLLPLQLDALVKQCRFWTGQPMTDIFRPTQPLDGRVVYRSNSGGALTTGAWTGVLALLVGMSPVML
- the asl gene encoding argininosuccinate lyase; this encodes MSNDEAGKLWGGRFVGDTDPVMEKFNASITYDQRMWDADIRGSKAYVKALQKAKLVTEEEMRQTLQGLSQISEEWAKGVFLVKPGDEDIHTANERRLRELIGAAAGKLHTGRSRNDQVVTDMQLWLRDAICTLTRHALQLISTMVERAAVEVDVLVPGYTHMQRAQPIRWSHWIMSHAVALSRDVDRLQEVKKRVNVLPLGSGAIAGTPFDIDRDMLRNELGFEDISLNSMDATGQRDSVVEFLFWASLCLTHLSKMAEDLLLYSTKEFSFLALSDAYSTGSSLMPQKKNADSLELIRSKAGRVFGRCAGFMMTLKGLPSAYNKDLQEDKEAMFDCYDTVHDVLQVTTGVMSTLKINPSVMEAALSPDMLATDLAYYLVRKGVPFREAHSLSGKAVFSAESRSIPLNQLTPEDLGAISPVFGSDVSSVWDYRSSVEQYSAPGGTAKSSVVAQVDQLRNWMKKHAV